One Campylobacter sp. RM16192 genomic region harbors:
- a CDS encoding biotin/lipoyl-containing protein has protein sequence MPKKFIDIMDTTFRDGFQSVFGARVLMDDFLPAVSAAKEAGITHFEFGGGARFQSLYFYLNEDAFTMMDKFREIVGPEANLQTLSRGVNTVTLDTGSRELVDLHAKLFKKHGTTTIRNFDALNDVENLKYSGERIVHHGLKHEVVVTMMDLPPRCVGAHDVAFYERILREILDADIPYHSVCFKDASGTSSPQKVYETIKMARKLLPEKTHIRLHTHETAGVSVACYLAALEAGADGIDLAASPVSGGTSQPDILTMLHALKCKEFDLGGLDVERVLKYERVLKECLKDYFIPPEATEVSPLIPFSPMPGGALTANTQMMRDNNILDKFPDVIDAMREVVEKGGYGTSVTPVSQFYFQQAFNNVLFGKWKKIADGYGKMVLGYFGKTPSKPDKEVVKLASEQLGLKPTKENAIDIADRDETKSVKFTKELLEKEGIEVSEENIFIAAACKEKGIAFLKGEGKVNVRKISQTAGEQICTAKESREPIKEKYNVVVNGKKFEVEIYDSASGAVEIKSVKPASDAMLLPPEISPTGKKSTNENGSGEAVLSTLPGNVFKILVKVGEKVTKGQKMFILEAMKMEIEVVAPKDGVVNSIEVEVGQTIKNGQILARI, from the coding sequence ATGCCAAAGAAGTTTATAGATATTATGGATACCACCTTTAGGGACGGATTTCAGTCCGTATTTGGTGCAAGAGTTCTTATGGATGACTTTTTGCCTGCGGTTAGCGCAGCGAAAGAAGCCGGTATCACACACTTTGAATTTGGCGGCGGAGCGCGCTTTCAGAGCCTTTATTTTTATCTGAATGAAGACGCTTTTACTATGATGGATAAATTTAGAGAAATCGTAGGACCTGAAGCAAACCTGCAAACTCTAAGCAGAGGTGTTAATACCGTAACTCTTGATACGGGAAGCCGCGAACTTGTCGATCTTCACGCTAAACTTTTTAAAAAGCACGGCACGACTACGATTAGAAATTTTGACGCGCTTAACGATGTGGAAAATTTAAAATACTCAGGCGAGAGGATAGTTCATCACGGACTTAAGCACGAAGTTGTAGTAACTATGATGGATCTGCCTCCAAGATGCGTGGGCGCTCACGATGTGGCGTTTTACGAGCGAATTTTACGAGAAATTTTAGACGCAGACATTCCTTATCATAGCGTTTGCTTTAAAGATGCAAGCGGCACAAGCAGCCCACAAAAAGTCTATGAAACTATCAAAATGGCTCGCAAACTACTTCCGGAAAAAACTCACATCAGACTTCACACTCACGAAACCGCAGGCGTTAGCGTGGCGTGCTATCTAGCCGCGCTTGAAGCGGGAGCCGACGGTATAGATCTAGCTGCAAGTCCTGTAAGTGGGGGCACAAGCCAGCCTGATATACTTACTATGCTGCACGCTTTAAAGTGTAAAGAATTTGACCTTGGCGGACTTGATGTGGAGAGAGTGCTAAAATACGAAAGAGTGCTAAAAGAGTGCCTAAAAGACTACTTCATCCCGCCAGAAGCGACCGAAGTAAGCCCGCTGATACCGTTTTCTCCTATGCCGGGCGGCGCACTAACTGCAAATACTCAAATGATGAGAGATAATAATATCTTAGATAAATTTCCTGATGTGATCGACGCTATGCGCGAAGTCGTAGAAAAGGGCGGTTATGGCACATCTGTAACTCCTGTGAGCCAGTTTTATTTTCAACAAGCTTTTAATAACGTACTCTTTGGCAAATGGAAGAAAATCGCCGACGGATACGGCAAAATGGTGCTTGGATACTTCGGCAAGACTCCATCAAAGCCTGATAAAGAGGTTGTAAAACTTGCAAGCGAGCAGCTGGGACTTAAGCCTACTAAAGAAAACGCCATAGACATAGCTGATCGTGACGAGACAAAGTCGGTAAAATTCACAAAAGAGCTTCTTGAAAAAGAGGGTATTGAGGTAAGCGAAGAAAACATATTTATCGCAGCAGCCTGTAAAGAAAAGGGAATTGCATTCTTAAAAGGCGAAGGCAAGGTAAATGTGCGTAAAATTTCGCAAACTGCCGGCGAGCAAATTTGCACCGCAAAAGAGAGCAGAGAGCCAATAAAGGAAAAATATAACGTCGTAGTAAACGGCAAGAAATTTGAGGTTGAAATTTACGATAGCGCAAGCGGAGCGGTTGAGATTAAGAGTGTAAAACCTGCAAGTGATGCTATGCTTTTGCCGCCTGAAATTTCACCTACGGGAAAAAAGTCTACAAACGAAAACGGCAGCGGCGAAGCGGTGTTAAGCACGCTACCTGGAAATGTCTTTAAAATTTTAGTTAAAGTCGGTGAAAAGGTGACAAAGGGTCAAAAGATGTTTATCCTAGAGGCCATGAAAATGGAGATAGAGGTAGTAGCTCCAAAGGACGGCGTAGTAAATTCAATCGAAGTGGAGGTTGGGCAAACGATAAAGAACGGACAAATTTTGGCAAGGATTTAG
- a CDS encoding DUF4139 domain-containing protein — MKEIALTSALMICAMADESLLEVYKNQSFLHQNFTNQKSSFSVNLPENINANDVDISASCELRSIILKEPELIKNKIYEQYEADVKKLSLLNNKLVALDEKFKFITITNPIKVSNVENVKSDSDKFYDAVLQNLNEQTSLKEEIKELNKKINAYNLKKIKKADLDFECDPKFVKISYPVKLNINTQNKILADTTKSKIYIEQNLVVKNPLSIDMNNLTIVLYPFYYSSNLTPPRFNPWYEGKPETEKVSYKTMKDAGGMMPLESSAKRAYNSDVDSQNVQNTLANVWKISKVNLKSDEESVFTYDKQNLDAKFEIIIDGYADSNAYIKANFTPLKSIEYALTTFKIDGVSIGKALNFKAEPNSESHVYFGKNDLINVKKEKNTNFTKESFFGAKSKILEGYNYEVKNNSNSAWSVTLIDRLPVPTHESVSVSTKNNPKESEISKKGEISWKFYLNPSESKNIEFSYELTKPSK; from the coding sequence ATGAAAGAAATTGCTCTTACCTCAGCGCTTATGATTTGCGCAATGGCTGATGAAAGCTTGCTTGAAGTATATAAAAATCAAAGCTTCTTACATCAAAATTTTACAAATCAAAAAAGCTCTTTTAGTGTAAATTTACCGGAAAATATCAACGCAAACGATGTTGATATCTCTGCTTCGTGCGAGCTAAGAAGCATTATCTTAAAAGAGCCCGAACTCATTAAAAATAAGATTTACGAGCAGTATGAGGCAGATGTTAAAAAGCTTTCTTTGCTTAATAATAAGCTTGTTGCGCTTGATGAGAAATTTAAATTTATCACTATTACAAATCCTATCAAGGTGTCAAATGTCGAGAATGTAAAATCAGATAGCGATAAATTTTATGATGCGGTTTTGCAAAATTTAAACGAACAAACATCCCTAAAAGAGGAGATTAAAGAGCTAAATAAGAAGATAAATGCTTATAATCTAAAAAAAATTAAAAAGGCCGATCTTGACTTTGAGTGTGACCCAAAGTTTGTGAAAATTTCATATCCTGTAAAACTTAACATCAACACACAAAATAAAATTTTAGCAGATACTACAAAGTCAAAAATATATATAGAGCAAAATTTGGTGGTAAAAAATCCATTAAGTATCGATATGAATAATCTAACTATAGTACTTTATCCGTTTTATTACTCATCAAATTTGACTCCTCCTAGATTTAATCCTTGGTATGAGGGCAAACCAGAAACAGAAAAAGTCTCTTATAAGACGATGAAAGATGCGGGTGGAATGATGCCTCTTGAGTCAAGCGCTAAGCGCGCATACAATAGTGATGTAGATAGTCAAAATGTGCAAAATACCCTTGCTAATGTATGGAAAATTTCAAAAGTCAACTTAAAGTCGGACGAGGAGAGTGTATTTACTTACGACAAGCAGAATTTAGATGCAAAATTTGAGATCATTATAGATGGATATGCCGACTCAAATGCTTATATAAAGGCAAATTTCACTCCTTTAAAAAGCATAGAGTATGCTCTTACCACTTTTAAAATAGATGGGGTAAGTATAGGCAAGGCTTTAAATTTTAAAGCTGAACCAAATAGTGAGAGTCATGTCTACTTTGGTAAGAATGATCTAATAAATGTGAAAAAAGAGAAAAATACAAATTTTACTAAAGAGTCGTTTTTTGGAGCAAAGAGTAAAATTTTGGAAGGCTATAATTACGAGGTTAAAAATAATTCAAATTCCGCATGGAGCGTAACTTTGATAGATAGACTTCCTGTGCCTACGCACGAAAGTGTAAGCGTATCCACCAAAAACAATCCAAAAGAGAGTGAGATATCTAAAAAAGGCGAGATAAGCTGGAAATTTTACCTAAATCCAAGTGAGAGTAAGAATATAGAATTTTCATATGAGCTAACTAAGCCTAGCAAGTAA
- a CDS encoding TRAP transporter large permease, translated as MTGIVMFIAALLMLGIGFSVAFTFGAVAVLFGLIGGMVESFGDGGGFIGGLEVFKEMFAFMPYRIFSIMENKILIAVPLFVFMGIVLQKTKLAERLLESMAFLFGEIRGGVAISTVLVGALLAASTGVVGASVVAMGVMSLPVMLKYKYNKSLACGTICASGTLGQIIPPSIVLIILGDVFSVPVGDLFKGAVAPGLTLVGVYIVYILVVSYLHKDYAPSVVTESEIPKSKQIFNALKAILPPLVLVLLVLGSIFNGIATPTESSAFGCVGALVLSIFYKTFSFKMLKETLEETVKTTAIVFTILVGATAFSMVFSYTGGDEIVEEVMSNLPGEKWGFILLTMIVIFALGFFIDFVEISYIVLPILVPIVANLGINPLYFAIIVAMNLQTSFLTPPFGFSLFYLKGVAPSSIKTTDIYRGVIPFIILQILVLVAFVVILL; from the coding sequence ATGACCGGTATAGTTATGTTTATAGCCGCTCTTTTGATGCTTGGTATAGGCTTTTCTGTCGCTTTTACATTTGGAGCTGTTGCGGTTCTTTTTGGTCTTATTGGTGGCATGGTTGAGAGCTTTGGAGATGGTGGCGGCTTTATTGGCGGACTTGAAGTTTTTAAAGAGATGTTTGCTTTTATGCCATATAGAATTTTCTCAATCATGGAGAATAAAATTCTCATCGCCGTTCCACTATTTGTGTTTATGGGTATTGTTTTACAAAAGACAAAGCTTGCTGAGCGTTTGCTTGAATCAATGGCGTTTTTGTTTGGTGAAATTCGCGGTGGTGTGGCTATAAGCACTGTTTTAGTAGGAGCTTTGCTTGCGGCTTCAACAGGAGTTGTTGGCGCAAGTGTCGTCGCAATGGGTGTTATGAGCCTTCCTGTAATGCTTAAATATAAATACAATAAATCTTTAGCCTGTGGAACCATATGCGCATCAGGAACTCTTGGGCAAATCATTCCTCCGTCTATAGTGCTTATAATTTTAGGCGATGTGTTTTCCGTGCCTGTGGGCGATCTATTTAAGGGTGCCGTAGCTCCAGGACTAACTCTTGTTGGTGTATATATAGTATATATTCTTGTTGTTTCTTATCTACATAAAGATTACGCTCCGTCTGTTGTCACAGAAAGCGAAATTCCAAAGAGCAAACAAATTTTTAATGCTCTCAAGGCTATCTTGCCTCCTCTTGTGCTTGTATTGCTTGTTTTGGGTTCTATATTTAACGGTATTGCCACACCTACTGAGAGCTCTGCATTTGGTTGCGTAGGAGCTCTAGTTTTATCCATATTTTATAAGACATTTTCATTTAAAATGCTAAAAGAAACCCTTGAAGAGACTGTAAAAACCACGGCCATAGTATTTACTATCCTTGTCGGCGCAACTGCTTTTTCAATGGTTTTTAGCTATACGGGAGGAGATGAGATAGTAGAAGAGGTAATGTCAAATTTACCCGGTGAAAAATGGGGTTTTATACTATTAACCATGATTGTAATTTTTGCTCTTGGATTTTTTATAGATTTCGTTGAGATATCATATATAGTTTTGCCTATTTTAGTGCCGATAGTTGCAAATTTGGGTATCAATCCTCTATATTTTGCCATTATTGTGGCTATGAATTTACAGACTTCGTTTTTGACTCCGCCTTTTGGTTTTAGCCTGTTTTATCTAAAGGGAGTGGCGCCATCGTCTATAAAAACTACAGATATTTATAGGGGGGTTATACCGTTTATAATTTTGCAGATTTTGGTTTTGGTGGCATTTGTGGTCATACTTTTATAA
- a CDS encoding TRAP transporter small permease subunit yields the protein MFFNKLANIIGYICMFVMLLMIVDVFFNVVARYFFKYGNVGLQELEWHFFAIIIMLGMSYALKEDVHVRVDVFYEGFSPKTKALINMLGVIFFILPIALLVSWLSFDYVLEAYESGEGSSDPGGLPYRWIIKAFIPLSFYLLIFFSIGYFIKHLNLYIAAKKRG from the coding sequence ATGTTTTTTAATAAATTAGCTAATATCATCGGGTATATTTGTATGTTTGTTATGCTATTAATGATAGTTGATGTGTTTTTTAATGTCGTTGCAAGATATTTTTTTAAATACGGAAATGTTGGACTTCAAGAGCTTGAGTGGCACTTTTTTGCGATTATTATCATGCTTGGCATGAGCTATGCTCTAAAAGAAGATGTGCATGTAAGAGTTGATGTTTTTTATGAGGGATTTAGTCCTAAAACAAAGGCCTTAATCAATATGCTAGGTGTTATATTTTTTATACTTCCTATTGCGCTTTTGGTTTCTTGGCTTTCGTTTGATTATGTATTAGAGGCTTATGAATCCGGTGAAGGAAGTAGCGATCCCGGTGGGCTTCCTTATAGATGGATTATTAAGGCGTTTATTCCTTTATCATTCTATCTTTTGATATTTTTTAGTATAGGATATTTTATAAAACATCTAAATTTATATATAGCAGCTAAGAAAAGAGGGTAA
- a CDS encoding sodium-dependent transporter: MSDKFSKIGFILSIVGAAIGLGNAWKFPYMVGSNGGSAFVLLYLVFAVIVGLSIFFAEMVMGKISNSDPVNAFKNLAPSNSKFWGFAGIMMITGVFIASFYTLIIGWVMRYAVLSLGSLPSQISDSAQNFTKFISSDIVGQILYFTIALFAYFIILAKGVKRGIERINLWLLPAFSILLILMLIYSMQMSGFGEAAKFLLVPDFSKITGEAVFMALGLAFFTMCVGIGAIITYSTSLDDKTNLFTSSLYVVILNIVFSVVIGLIVFTFVFEFNEQPSQGVGLAFISLPTLFAKLGAIGNLLSFAFFTALVFAGLTSAISMVEPLIFYITKEFKISRSKAIFIVGVSVYILGVLCALSNIENFKDHLTFFGKGFFDILDYISSNIMLPLGGIVIAIFVGFFMKKESLSALFVPYMGAVIFEIWYFLLRFVAPSCVVAIMIKQIVG; the protein is encoded by the coding sequence ATGAGTGATAAATTTTCTAAAATAGGTTTTATCCTATCTATAGTAGGTGCTGCTATAGGGCTTGGTAATGCTTGGAAATTTCCGTATATGGTAGGAAGCAACGGAGGCTCCGCTTTTGTGCTTTTGTATCTTGTTTTTGCCGTTATAGTGGGGCTTAGCATATTTTTTGCAGAGATGGTTATGGGTAAAATTTCAAATTCGGATCCAGTAAATGCATTTAAAAATTTGGCTCCGTCAAATTCCAAATTTTGGGGATTTGCCGGAATAATGATGATAACTGGTGTATTTATAGCTTCGTTTTATACACTCATTATAGGTTGGGTTATGAGATATGCCGTTTTGTCTTTAGGTTCTTTGCCTTCTCAGATAAGTGACTCAGCTCAAAATTTTACTAAATTTATATCAAGCGATATTGTAGGTCAAATTTTATATTTTACTATAGCGCTTTTTGCATATTTTATAATCCTTGCAAAGGGTGTAAAAAGAGGGATAGAGCGTATAAATTTATGGTTGTTACCTGCCTTTTCTATTCTTTTAATATTGATGCTAATTTACTCAATGCAGATGAGCGGATTTGGCGAAGCTGCTAAATTTTTATTAGTACCTGATTTTTCAAAGATTACTGGTGAAGCCGTATTTATGGCGCTTGGACTTGCATTTTTTACAATGTGCGTGGGAATTGGCGCGATAATTACCTATTCAACCAGTCTTGATGATAAGACAAATTTGTTTACATCATCTCTATATGTAGTTATTCTAAACATCGTATTTAGCGTTGTTATAGGACTTATCGTATTTACATTTGTATTTGAGTTTAACGAGCAGCCAAGTCAAGGTGTTGGACTTGCTTTTATCTCGCTTCCTACGCTTTTTGCTAAACTTGGGGCTATAGGAAATTTACTAAGCTTTGCGTTTTTTACAGCCCTTGTTTTTGCGGGACTTACATCTGCTATCTCTATGGTGGAGCCTTTGATATTTTATATAACAAAAGAGTTTAAAATTTCTCGTTCTAAAGCCATTTTTATAGTGGGGGTGAGCGTATATATTTTAGGAGTTCTTTGTGCTTTATCAAATATAGAAAATTTTAAAGATCATCTAACTTTCTTTGGCAAAGGGTTTTTTGATATATTAGACTATATAAGCTCAAATATTATGCTGCCACTTGGAGGTATAGTTATAGCGATTTTTGTTGGATTTTTTATGAAAAAAGAGAGCTTGAGTGCGCTATTTGTACCATATATGGGAGCTGTGATTTTTGAAATTTGGTATTTTTTACTTAGATTTGTTGCGCCAAGTTGTGTTGTGGCGATTATGATTAAGCAGATTGTGGGGTAG
- a CDS encoding sodium-dependent transporter yields the protein MQDKFSKIGFVLAMAGSAVGLGNAWKFPTMVGNNGGSAFIVLYLVLTFGIAFVAFLAELSIGKLGETDPVHSFEKLAPKYKKQWSMAGFFMIGGVLIASFYLLVIGWILKYIFLSFSSLPSTTDEAGAAFGNLITNDFVSSAMCFSIVFFIVFYVVSKGIKSGIEKLNVWMMPSLFILLLIMLAYSLTMGDGFFKAAEFLFVPDFSKITPDIVLQALGLAFFSLSMGVCTVPTYAASLPDGANLVKSTLSIIFINILVGIMMGLIVFTFVFAYSGDTTQGGPGLIFVSLATLFAKLGVVGNVLAVAFFTSLLFAGITSAVSMIEPFTFYLINKLKISRKRALVYIAIFVYSLGIICILSFYEPTSFKLLGKPFFDILDYLTSNLIMPVGAITFSIFVGFVLKKEGIYILFSGFMNKTMFEIWYFLLRFVIPVAVLAIMIYQILK from the coding sequence GTGCAAGATAAATTCTCAAAAATAGGCTTTGTATTAGCGATGGCAGGATCTGCCGTAGGTCTTGGAAATGCTTGGAAATTTCCTACAATGGTTGGCAATAACGGCGGTTCAGCCTTTATAGTCCTTTATCTAGTTTTGACTTTTGGTATAGCCTTTGTCGCATTTTTAGCGGAACTTAGCATAGGAAAGCTTGGAGAAACAGATCCTGTGCACTCTTTTGAAAAACTTGCTCCTAAATATAAAAAACAGTGGTCTATGGCAGGATTTTTTATGATAGGAGGAGTGCTTATAGCTTCTTTTTATCTACTTGTCATAGGATGGATATTAAAATATATATTTTTGAGCTTTTCAAGTCTTCCATCTACTACCGATGAGGCTGGTGCGGCATTTGGAAATCTTATAACTAATGATTTTGTAAGCTCGGCCATGTGCTTTAGCATAGTATTTTTTATCGTATTTTATGTAGTCTCAAAAGGTATAAAAAGCGGCATAGAGAAGCTAAATGTATGGATGATGCCATCGCTTTTTATTTTGCTTTTAATCATGCTTGCCTACTCTCTTACTATGGGCGATGGATTTTTTAAGGCTGCTGAGTTTTTATTTGTGCCAGATTTTAGTAAAATCACTCCAGATATTGTTCTTCAGGCATTAGGACTTGCATTTTTCTCACTTTCTATGGGTGTTTGTACTGTGCCTACATATGCTGCTAGCTTGCCAGATGGAGCAAATTTGGTCAAATCAACCCTATCTATCATATTTATTAACATCTTAGTCGGTATCATGATGGGGCTTATAGTATTTACCTTTGTTTTTGCATATAGCGGTGATACTACTCAAGGAGGACCAGGGCTAATATTTGTCTCTCTTGCCACACTTTTTGCTAAACTTGGAGTTGTAGGCAATGTTCTTGCTGTAGCATTTTTTACATCGCTTCTTTTTGCTGGTATTACAAGTGCGGTTTCTATGATAGAACCTTTTACATTTTATCTTATAAATAAGCTTAAAATTTCTCGTAAAAGAGCCTTGGTATATATAGCCATCTTTGTATATAGCTTAGGAATTATTTGCATACTTTCATTTTATGAGCCGACATCATTTAAGCTGCTTGGAAAACCATTTTTTGATATATTAGATTATTTAACTTCAAATCTTATAATGCCAGTAGGTGCAATTACATTTAGTATATTTGTGGGTTTTGTGCTCAAAAAAGAGGGTATATACATATTATTTAGCGGTTTTATGAATAAAACCATGTTTGAGATATGGTATTTCTTGCTACGATTTGTAATACCTGTTGCTGTTTTGGCCATTATGATATATCAAATTCTAAAATAA
- a CDS encoding F0F1 ATP synthase subunit C, producing MKKFLFLMAAFASFAFAADGGEMLKSYTVLAAAIVLGIAAFGGAIAMGNTASATITGTARNPSIGSKLMTTMFVALAMIEAQVIYALVICLILLYANPML from the coding sequence ATGAAAAAGTTTCTTTTTCTAATGGCAGCATTTGCTTCTTTCGCATTTGCAGCAGATGGTGGCGAAATGCTAAAATCTTACACAGTTCTTGCTGCGGCTATAGTTCTAGGTATAGCAGCTTTTGGTGGCGCTATAGCTATGGGAAATACAGCTTCTGCAACAATTACAGGAACAGCTAGAAACCCTAGCATCGGAAGCAAACTTATGACAACTATGTTCGTTGCTCTTGCGATGATCGAAGCACAAGTTATCTATGCTCTTGTTATTTGTTTGATCCTTCTTTACGCAAACCCAATGTTATAA
- a CDS encoding universal stress protein gives MQCKKLFFPIGAGDDVKERMYGALLIAKHFDTYVEILASQLDPSVVYNMKMALRGGVLYEEFLKAAHNELKVEHNQNEEIFKKLCAELDIEISDKPTGRASANFITKSGKRSILVEQESKFCDMVIAAVPLDGKITGTFEAAVLKSGKTAITIPRNLKKFSTDNILVSWNGSIQNSRALSSSIELLKKAKRVHCITCRTSLNDESVEESLKKLEKYLDIHDIKATFEIVTTTAVPGEALLKSAKDGNFDLIVAGRHGENGFLEIFLGGTSRYFLKNTTIPVFM, from the coding sequence GTGCAGTGTAAGAAGTTATTTTTCCCAATAGGTGCAGGAGATGATGTAAAAGAACGTATGTATGGTGCTTTGCTTATAGCCAAGCATTTTGATACTTATGTAGAAATTTTGGCTTCTCAGCTTGATCCAAGTGTTGTGTATAATATGAAAATGGCTCTTAGGGGCGGTGTTTTATATGAGGAGTTTTTAAAAGCTGCTCATAATGAGCTTAAGGTGGAACATAATCAAAATGAAGAGATCTTTAAAAAGCTTTGTGCAGAACTTGATATCGAAATAAGCGATAAGCCAACAGGCAGAGCAAGTGCAAATTTCATTACAAAAAGTGGAAAAAGAAGTATTTTGGTAGAGCAGGAGTCTAAATTTTGTGATATGGTCATAGCTGCTGTACCGCTTGATGGCAAGATAACCGGTACATTTGAAGCGGCAGTATTAAAAAGTGGAAAAACTGCTATTACAATACCAAGAAATTTAAAGAAATTTAGCACGGATAATATTTTAGTTAGCTGGAATGGCTCTATCCAAAATTCGCGTGCTCTCTCAAGCTCGATAGAGCTTTTAAAGAAAGCCAAGAGGGTTCATTGTATAACTTGCAGAACAAGCCTTAACGATGAGTCTGTAGAAGAAAGCTTGAAAAAGCTTGAAAAATATTTAGATATCCATGATATCAAGGCTACTTTTGAAATAGTGACTACTACGGCAGTGCCTGGAGAAGCTCTTTTAAAGAGCGCAAAAGATGGGAATTTCGATCTTATAGTGGCTGGAAGACATGGTGAAAACGGATTTTTAGAAATATTTTTGGGCGGTACATCTAGATATTTTCTTAAAAATACTACAATTCCTGTATTTATGTAG